The following DNA comes from Tunturibacter psychrotolerans.
GAAAGCAACCTCTTGGTTCGCCTGGATGAAGTTGGCCCCCGCAGCCAATTTTTCAGCGGTCGCACCGTCTACCGTGGCCTCGCGCTTGCCAAAGTCGAAGAGCAAATACTGCATCGTGATCTCAGGCTGGACAATTGGAATCTCAACTGTCGAGTATCCGCGAGGTAAGAGTGACTCAGGAAACGGCGTGATTGTCCGTTGGTCTCCGAATATCGCGAGCCCAACGAGTACTGGGTAATAGGCGCTCTTCTCGATTCCAAGCTGTTCGGCCTTCTGCCTGGCTTGCTCCCACACAATTCGAGTGCGCGGATTGTTCCGTTCCGCTATATCGATCAGTTCGGCAAGCGCATAGCCTCGCTTTGGATCGAGGACTGCAACCTTTGCCGAGGGAATGGAATGAGCGGCGCACTCGGACACCGCGCGGGGCGTTGATGCCGCTCCTGCGCACTGCGTCAGTCCTCTTTGCGGCGCCCAAAGACACACAAAGAAAGTCAGAAATGTAAGCCGGAGACTAAATTTATAAAGAAGGTGTGTCGTGTCCGTCATCTGAGAATGGTCAAGTTTACCAGTTCGTTCCCGACAGAGATATATCAGGACAAAGATGAATAGACCGCTCTCATTAGTTAACTATAGAAAGATTTCTCAACCTCATCCGAGCGAACGGCGAAGCACCGTCCTGGCGCGCAACAAGCGCGATTTCGTGGCGGCTACGGAGATTCCCGCGATTTCGGCGATCTCTTTGATGGAGGTGTCGTGTACTTGTTGAATTTCGACGATGGTGCGGAGCGCTGGTCTCAGCCGATGAATTGCACGCTTCAGATGGTGTTCTCTTTCAGATCTCGAATAGTGCTCTTCCGTGTTGACCCGCCGATCGGCCACCTCCCAATGCTGCCACGTCTCGCCCTCTACCCCTCCATCCATCGAGATCTCGGGATGAGCGCGCTTCCGGCGCAAAATCATCAACGCAGAGTTGATGGCAATTCGCGTAAGCCAGGTGGAAAAGGTCGATCTGCCATCAAAGTTCTTCAGGTGAACATAGGCCTTCAAAAAAGCATCTTGCAGCGCATCTTCCGCGTCTTGCCGATTTCTCGTGATCCGATACATTGTGCTGAAGATTTTCTTTGAGTGGCGATTCCAAAGCTCGGAGAAGGCTAAATGCTCTCCAGTCTTCGCAGCGGCGACCAACATCTCATCATTTGAGGTCTCGAGGATAGCTTGCATGCTGAGGGTGCCTGGTGAAAAGTATGAGTCCATTAGAAGACCTTTCTGTGAGAGTTCTAGAGCCAGAGTCGTTGAGGCTTAGAGTGAGGAACAAAAGCCATTTCAAATACAAGACTCGCTGGATAATTTAGGTATTGAGAAAACCGTTCCTCGGTGCACTTCGGAATCCATTTACGAGTTCTGCGTGCATTGGAATCATCTTGTGAATCTGAGAATCGCCAACTATCGAAGATGTTCCTCAAGCTAATGCGTAAATCAATCGCTCGCCAGCCCAAATCGTGGCCCTATGGGGATACTCTTTCGAGGGGGACTAAAGTTACCCCAAAATAATCTCGGTTGCTCGCAAGACTGCATGCACTACGGATTACGGATAGGTTTGTTTAGTTACTGCTCATGGCCTGTCGGAGGATGAAACTACCAGTCGTCTGCCAAACATGCGCGCGTCAAGGGAGTATGCCCCAGGGCCTAACAGCCCCAGAGAAGCTGCAACGAGAATAGATGAGATGACAGGGATGAAGTCGAGGTCCTTCGCGTCGAGCAGCATCGCAGTCTCAATCAGACAGCATGCGATGGAAGACACAGGAGTAAATAGTCCGAGACAGATTGCGACACCCAGCAGACCCAGGCCGGCAGACTCCCACATGTGAGCTGCTGGATTTCCTTGCGGCAATATATTGATGAAAAGCGTTGCAGCCACAGAAACTCGCAGAAGAATCAACGCAACGCCCGCCGCTCCCGTCGGGAACATCGAAAAGAGTCTCTGCACAGTCAGAAAACGGTAGTCGTGCTGTTGGAACCTGGCAAACCCGAAGAGAGGGAGTGAAGAGTAACACTTTCGGGGGGTGCTGTCTTTTACTTGCCAGCAAGCTCTCGCTGGAGAGCGAAACAGTGCGGATCTCGAAGTTTGATGTCACTTCAGCGCAGGCGCAGAGATAAAATGAGGGACGGCTACCCCGAATGATATCGGTGAATGCTTGAGCGTTTACGCCTTTGCGGTTCTAGGGAACGTTCCGTTGGAGCAGAAAGATCGCAATGAGTGAGATACGTACAATTAGGGTGCTTACCGTCGACGATCATCCTCTCCTTAGAGCTGGAATCTCGGGTGCAATCAACGCGCAGCCCGACATGTCCGTCGTGGCCGAAGCAGCAGATGGTGAGGAAGCGATTGCGTCCTTTCGAGAACATCGCCCTGATGTAACTCTGATGGATATAAGGATGCCGAAGACGAATGGTATCGACGCAATCTCGGCCATCCGCAAGGAATTCCCCAATGCTCGCGTTGTCGTTCTGACTACATACGGGGGGGATATTCAGGCTCTGCGGGCTTTCAAGGCGGGCGCGGTCGGTTACCTGTTGAAAAGCATGTTGCGGACGGAGTTAATTGACACCATTCGGCTAGCTCATGCGGGCATGAGGCGGATCCCACCCGAGATAGCTCTGGAACTGGCTGAGCACGCCGGCGACGATACCCTAACTACTCGGGAGATTGAAGTGCTGCGGGACGTAGCTAAGGGCAGTTCTAACAAAGTGATTGCGGCGCGGCTTTCAATCTCCGAGCACACCGTCAAGGGCCATCTTAAGAATATTCTTTCCAAGCTCGACGCGAGTGATCGGACTCACGCGGTTATGATCGCGCTAAAGCGCGGCTTTCTCGACATTTGAGCGTGGCCGGGGGGAAGACTGGATGGGCTCTGCGTAAATTTACCTCTGTCAATATTTCATTCATGCGATGGCTGCTTGTCTCTGGAGACTCGCAAAGAGCGACAATGCGATCTGGACCAAGGGTCTTTCTCTCACATTCGAGGGATCTTCTTCCATTAGCGGCGATCAAGCCAATCCAGTTTTCGGTCGAAAATTGACGCGGGAATAGCAACCGAACGGTAGACTTTGGGTTAGATAAACCGAAGGTGTGTCATGTGGCCCCGGAAAAACGCACCTTTGGCTGATTCAAGTGCGCCCAAATTGCGTGCTTCCGATAATCTCTTAAGATGGAAGAACTGGCGCTTGATTTCACAGGGGATAAAGAATTTACACGATGAGTTCAATCAGTTTCAGGCATCTCGCCACTCTCTTGCTCTGCTTCGGCGTTTGCCTGCTGTCAGGCTGCAACGCCAAGCCGTCCGATCCCAAAAGCGAAGCTCCTCCCACTGCCGTCGTTCAACCCGACGCTGACCCGAATCTGGTTCACGTCGATCACCCGGATCAATTCACGCTCGTTGCCGCGACGGACTATGCAGCCGCCTCCGCCATTCAGGTCACTGGCACAGTCAATCCGGACATCTCCCGCACCATTCCCGTAATCTCCATTGCCTCTGGCCGTGTGGTTGAGGTACACGCGCGCATCGGCGACTATGTCAAAAAGGGCCAGCTTCTAATGGATGTTCAGAGCACCGACGTCTCGGGCGCTTTTAACTCCTACCTGAAGGCGGTCAACGACGAGCGCCTCGCCAAGGTTCAGCTCGACCGGGCTAAGATCCTGAACGATAAGGGCGCTATCCCCAACAGTCAGGTCGAGATCGCCCAGAATGCCGAGGATGACGCGAAGGCGGCGCTTACAGCCTCGGAAGAGCAGCTCCGCGTTCTAGGAGTCGACAAAGATCACCCCGCCGCCACAGTCAAAGTGTACGCTCCGGCCTCCGGCTTTATCATCGCCCAAAACGTCACCAACGCCGCCGCTGCCGGAGTAACCTTCGCCGGCTCCTCCAACGCCTTCACCATCGCCGACCTCTCGCACGTATGGATTATCTGCGACGTCTACGAGAACGATCTTCCAACTGTGCATCTCGGCCAGAAGGCGGACATCCGCCTCAACGCTTATCCGGACCGTGTCCTCACCGGCATAATCAGCGACATTGGAGCCGTCCTCGATCCGCAGATCCGCACCGCAAAAGTTCGCATCCAGGTTGAAAATCCCGATACCTTAATGCGCATCGGCATGTTTGCCACGGTCACCATTCACGGGAGGAATTCGCAGACCCACGTGCAAGTACCTGCGACCGCAGTTCTCCATCTGCATGACCGCGACTGGATCTACACTCCTGTCGGCGATGGTAAGTTCCGACGGGTACTGGTGCATGGAGGCGCATCCTTGCCGGGCAATATGCAGGAGATTATCTCCGGCCTCAACGCGGGCCAGCAGGTCGTCACCAACGCCCTCGCTCTCCAGAACACGGCGGATCAGTAATGATTCGAGGTCTCGTCGACTTTGCACTGAACAATCGATGGATGGTTCTCGGTCTCTCCATCCTGCTCTTTGGGTGGGGAATCGTCTCCTTCCATAACCTGCCCGTCGAGGCCTATCCCGACGTTGCCAACAACTACGTCCAGGTCATCACGCAATGGCCCGGACGAGCTGCCGAAGAAATTGAACAGCAGGTCACGATCCCGCTCGAGATCGGGATGGCCGGCATTCCCCACATGACCCATCTGCGGTCGACTTCTCTTGCCGGCATCTCGAGCCTCACTCTCATCTTCGACGACGAATCCGTCAACGACTGGAATCGTGAGAAGGTTCTCGAGCGGCTCTCTCAAGTCACACTTCCCCCTGGCCTTCAGCCTCAGATGGGCACCGACTGGAGCCCCGTCGGCCAAATCTACTGGTACACCCTGCGAAGTACCAACCCCCTCTACGACAACATGGACCTGAAGTCGCTTCAGGACTGGACAATTGAAAAGCAACTCAAAGCGGTCCCCGGTGTCGTCGACGTTTCCAGCTTCGGAGGTATGACACGGGAGTACCAGGTCCGCGTTGATCCCGACAAACTCGTGGCGTATGGCCTCAGCATCGGTCAGGTTGAGCAGCAACTCGCCGCCAACAACACCAACGCCGGCGGCAGCTTTATCGAGCAAGGTCAGCAGCAGATCAACATCCGCGAAGTCGGTCTCTACAGGAATACTCACGACATCGAGGAGACCGTTCTCAAGACGCAATCCGGAACTCCTCTCCGCGTCAAAGACATCGCCACCGTGGCTCAGGGCCCCAAGATCCGTCTCGGTCAGATTGGCAAGTCATGCCGATTTGGCGGCACTCCGATGCCTGAACCGCCCAACTCCTCTACCGCCAGCGACCCATGCATCGACCACGTCGCCAAATCGCAGACAGAGTCAAAGCACGAGCGCGCCATCAGACGCGAGGATGGCAAGATCATCGACGATCCAGATGTTGTCGAAGGGATCGTCGCGCTGCAAAAAGGGGATGACTCTGAATTTGCTCTGGCAGGAATTCACAAGAAGGTCGACGAACTCAACACACGCATCCTCCCGCCGGGCGTAAAGCTTATACCCTTCCTCGACCGCAGCGACCTTCTCCACTACACCACCCACACGGTGCTGCATAACCTCACCGAAGGCATCATCCTTGTCATCATCATTCTCTTCCTCTTTCTAGGCAACGTCCGCGGCGCTCTCATTGTCTCGCTGACCATTCCGTTCTCTCTGCTGTTTGCCTCCATCTGCCTCGACCTCCGTCATATCCCTGCGAATCTTCTCTCCCTCGGCGCACTAGACTTCGGCATGGTCGTCGACGGGGCCGTCGTTATGGTGGAGAACATCGTCCGGCACCTCAGCCACCAGCGCAAAGACACTCTCTCTCCAGCCGAACAGATTCGTGAAGCTGCTCACGAAGTGCAGCGGCCGGTCTTCTATGCGATCGGCATTATCATCACGGCCTACCTGCCCATCTTTACGTTGCAGGCTGTTGAAGGCAGACTCTTCCGTCCCATGGCCTGGACGGTAGCCTTCGCCCTTCTCGGCGCGTTGATCTTCTCCATCGTCATCGCACCCGTCCTATCAAGCCTCTTATTTCCGAGAGGCGCATCCGAGTGGCAAAATCCGGTCATGGCGTGGCTCACCGACCGATACCGCCATGCCGCGCGTTGGGCCATCGAACATCGCTGGGTCACTCTCAGCGGAGCAGGTTTTGCGCTCCTCCTTGCCCTCTTCCTCGGTCTAAGCGGCGTCATCGGCTCAGAGTTCTTACCCCACCTGGACGAAGGTGCCATCTGGGTTCGTGGCACTCTTGCTCCCAGCACTGGCCCAACCGAAAGCCTGCGCATCATGAATCAGGCTCGTATTCTTCTGTCGTCCTTTCCCGAGGTGACAAAGGTTGTCAGCCAGACCGGGCGCCCCGATGACGGCACCGACGTCACCGGCTTCTTCAACACCGAATATTTCGTCGACCTGAAACCCAAGGCCGAATGGCGTCATCCCTTCAAACAGAACAAGGATGAGTTGATCGGCGCTATGGACCGCGAACTCGAGAAGATCCCAGGTGTCATCTGGAACTTCTCCCAGCCGATCTCTGACAACGTCGAAGAGGCTGTCAGCGGCGTCAAGGGTGAACTGGCCGTAAAGATATATGGAGACGACCTCAAGACCCTCGAACAGAAGGGTGATCAGATTGTCTCCATCATGAGCAAAATTCAGGGCGTGCAGGATCTTGGCCTCTTCCGTGTCATCGGCCAGCCCAATCTCAACTACTCCGTCAACCGTCTCGCCGCGGCCCGCTTCGGTATCAACGTCGCCGATATACAAGACGCTATCCAGACTGCTGTAGGTGGTAACGCGGTCAGCCAGGTACTCCAGGGCGAAGCGCGCTACGACCTCGTCGTCCGTTATCCGCAGCAGTATCGTGACACCCAGGACGCCATCGACAAGATCCGCCTGCTCTCCCCCTCGGGTGAGCGCGTCTCGCTAGCCCAATTGACCAATGTAAAGATGGAAGATGGCGCGGAGACCATCAGCCGAGAGGCAGGCCAGCGCTTCGTCGCGATCAAATACAGCGTCCGCGACCGCGACCTCGGCAGCACGGTCGAAGAGGCTATCAGCAAGGTCAACGACCAGGTCAAACTGCCACCCGGCTACAAGATCGACTGGGCCGGCGAATACGAGAGCCAGAAGCGCTCGTCACGTCGTCTTATGCTGGTGCTCCCCATTACCATCCTGCTCATCTTCATCATTCTTTACTCCATGTTCCACTCCGGTAAATGGGCTGGCCTCATTCTCATCAACGTCTCCATGGCTCCGGTCGGCGGACTACTTGCACTTCTTATCACTCATACCAACTTCAGCGTATCCTCCGGCGTCGGCTTCCTCGCGCTCTTCGGTGTCTCGGTGCAAACCGGCGTCATCATGCTGGAATACATCAACCAGATGCGCGTTCGCGGTCACTCCATCGAAGAGTCTGCCATAGAAGGAGCGGTACTCCGCCTTCGTCCCATCATGATGACCATGCTCGTCGCTACCCTTGGTCTTCTCCCTGCTGCGACCTCGCACGGCATCGGGTCGGATTCACAGCGACCCTTCGCCATGGTTATCGTTGGCGGACTTATTGGCGCGCTCATGATCAGCGTCTTTCTTCTTCCCACTTTGTACGTCTGGATCGCAAGGCCCGACGACGTTCTGCCCACACCCGAGACGGAGTTCGAGAATTAATGCTGTCCAACCGCGCAAGCAGTTTCACAATCCGTTTTACAAAAGCCACGGGAGGTTCCATGACGAATAAAAAATGTCGGATCCTTCTCGTCGCAGCCTGCATCTTGCTTTCCCCCTGCGCGTCGTTCGCTCAAACTCCGCAGCCTCCCGGTTCGCCCGACGCGATCACCATGCAGCAGGCCGTCGATCTGGCGCGCGCCAAGAATCCGACTCTGCTCGCCGCCCAGCAGAATCTGCTCTCAGTCAAAGCTCAGGAGATCCAGGCTGGCGTCCGCGCCAATCCATACTTCACCGCATCCGGTGGGAACCTCACCGAAACTGACAGCAACACTAATCCTTATAACTTTACCCTCGGCGTTGGCCGCCTCTTCGAGCGCGGGCAGAAACGTCGCTGGCGTCTCGACGTCGCCCGCTCCACCACTGTTCAGACAGACGCCCAGCTCCAGCTCACCATCCAGCAGACCATTCTCGCGGTCCGCCAGGCGTTCACTAACTTTGTCATCGCCAAGGCCGCTAAAAAAGTCGCAGACGACAACCTCGTCGACTATAGGCGCGAACTGCAGATCGGCCACGACCGCTTTGTGGCAGGCGACATCGCCAAGCTCGACTTCGAGCGCCTCGACCTGCAACTCGCCCAGTTTGAAACCGACGAATCCAACGCCATCACAGCAGCCCAGCAGGCCTCCGACCAGCTTCAGGTACTGCTCGGCAACGACAAGCCGCGTACCGACTTCGACGTGATCGGCGACGTCGTTCCCCCTCCTATCTCCCTCACTATGGAAGACCTCGAACTGAAAGGGTTGGCAGCGCGGCCCGACCTCAAGGCCGCCGTCGCTGCCGTCGCCGTCGCGGACGCCAGTGTCAAGCTTGCTTACGCCAACGGTACCGCCGACCCAACCTTAGAGGCCGACTACAACCACAACGGTGAAAACGGCCTCCCCAACAACACCGCCGCGGACAACTCCGTCGGCTTCGTCTTCAACATCCCGATTCGCGTCTTTGATCGCAACCAGGGCAACAAGGAAACCGCCAAGTTCACCGCTCAGGCCAACCGCTTCTCCGTCACCGCTGCCCACAACCAGGTCATCTCCGACGTCGACCAGGCATACTCCGGATACTTCAACGCGAGAGTGCTCTCCGATCGCTACAACGGCCACTACCTCGACGAAGCGAAGGACGTTCTGGACATCGCGCAGTTCAGCTACCAGCACGGTGGTCTCGCGCTGATTGACTACCTCGACGCCCTGCGCGAATCCCGCTCAGTCACATCGGACGCACTCAACGCATATGCTCAGACCTGGATGGCAATCCACCAGCTAAGCTTTGCCTCCGCGACCGACATCGTTCCATAGCCTGGCCACCGACTGAATGGTCCGCGTGGCTCTGCTGTGCAGAGCATCAAAAATAAAGTCGAAAAACGTGGCGTATTTTTTACTCTCGAAAAAGTGGATGTCAGAAGCCACGTTTACCACGCAATTCACCACAGACACACCACGTTTTCACCACGATTTGCAGCAAGAAATCGTGGAACCTCCCTGCAAAACACCACAAACTCCACAGCAAATTAAAATCTTCGCCAGAAGTGGAATTGAGCGACTTCTGGAACGATTGGCCCATGGAAAAAGGGAACAGCTGCTGGCTAACTATCCCCTTCTATCGGTGCGACTCCATTAGAGCTGCGAGTTCTGAAAAGGCGAGTTCTGGATTTGCTCGTAGAAGTTGCTCCGCTTGTAGTTGCGAATGAAGTGCGAGCAAATATCTTCGTTGCAGGTGCCTTCAGTTGTCTGCGTCTTATGTTTGAAGCCACCAAGGAATGCGTTGGCGATATCCTGCTTGAAGTTCACGCGAGGATACTGGGCGACGATTGTCTTCCGCAGATCATCAGGGAAAGTTTCATAGCCGATGCCAAGAACGTCGAGGCCAACCCCGTTGTAGAGCAGTTCGACTTCGATCGGCTTGTACTGCACTATGCCCGGTGTTGTGTGCAATGAGATCGCATCCCACGCGACCTGAATGCGCGCTGCCGGCACGTTATGGTGCTCGAGGAACTGCCGGACAGCGTTCGCACCATCGACCTCAAACCGATCCTCGGCGCTTGAGAACTTCTTCAGAAGTCCCATGTCGTGAAATGCAGCACAGACGAAGAGCAACTCCTGATCGTAGTGCTGACCCGTCTGACGGCCAAGCTCATTCGCCCAGAAGAACACGCGATGCGAATGATTGAACAGCAGCTGCGTGCTGAACTCATGAAGGAGTCCGGTCGCTTCGCGAGTCAACTGCGTATCGGGAACTCCCGGCTGAGCATGCTGGAACTTTTCCTGAGGCGTAGGGACGGGCAGAATTACCCCAGGGTGTCGAAAGGCAGGTCTCATTTCGGCGGTTTCTGTCTCTACGATTTTGGCTGGTGAACTGCCGGTCGCAATTGCCTCTGGCGCAGCCGAACTATTCGAAACGGATTGTCTGGTCATCGGTTTATCTCCTAAGCGGTTGTTCTCAGTACAAAACCAGCTTAAGTCTGATCCCCGAACGCCGCCACGACATCCTTCCGACACTTTCGGACATCGTTAGACGTATTTACTCCTTTGCGCGTTTGAATCGCTCCGTGTATTCGCCTGCGGTAATCCCGATGACGCGTTGGAAGGTTCGGCGCATGGAATCTGCGGAGCCGAATCCACAGGCCTCCGCAATTTCCTTGAGCCCCATCGACGAACTATCAATCATCTGCTGAGCTGCCTCGACTCGGAGACGATCGACGAACTGCCCGGGGTTCATCTTCATCTCTCGCAAACATACGCGAGAGAAATGTCGCGGGCTCATTCCAATTCTTTCCGCAAGTGCATCAACCGACAGATTCGCTTTCAGATTTTCGAGCATATACACCTGTAATTCGCGTAGAGGCTCAGAGGTGGTGACCTGTCGGGAGAGCATGTGGCTGTATTGGGCCTGGCCTCCGGGCCGAACCAGGAACATGACAAGCTGTCTGGCGACATTCAGAGCAGTTTGGTGGCCGTGGTCCTCCTCAACAAGAGCGAGCGAGAGATCGATTCCCGCGGTGATTCCCGCTGAGGTGTAGATGGATCCATCGCGCAAGAAGATGGGGTTGGGCAAGACGTTCACTTTCGGAAACTCACGAGCCAAACGATCACAGAATTTCCAATGGGTGACAACTCGCTTGCCGTCGAGAAGTCCAGCAGCGGCGAGCAGGAAGGCACCGGTGCAAATGGAAGCGACACGTCGTGATCGCCCAGCGGCGTCGGCGATCCAGCGTACATAATCGAGGTCGTACTCACCGCATTCGGCGCCAGGTCCCCCAGCAATAACAAGAGTGTCAATCGAACTGGACACACTGGTGGGTGAGACTGCACCGGATAGGGTGATTCCTCGATTCGTCCTGAGTTGGCCCGTTCCATCCAAGGAGACGATCTCCACTTGATAGTCAGGAACATTCGAGAACACTTCGAGTGGCCCCGTCACGTCGAGAATTTGGACTGGCGGCGGGCCACTGATGACGACCTTGCGCATGAATCCATAGTATTCCCACGCTGCAATCTCAGATCTCTTCGTTCGCTCCAAAGTACCTGCAGGGAAAGGGCGGAAATAGTTAACGATAGAGTTCTAGTCAACATATCCGGCTTTACGCCAAGTGCAACGCTCGTTTGCACTCTTTCAGGCTTCTCCAGGTGTCCGGCGAAAGATAATCTCGACTCAGTCGTCGAGAGCACATCAGTCGGGAGGGAAAATATGAAGCTGTTGCTAGGATTTTTCGTGGCCTTCGGGATTGGCGCCTTTGCCGGCTTACACGGATCCGTCGCCGGCCCCACAAGCGATTTTAGGCTCGATGCTTGTCGTCACGATGAGCGTCGGCTATGTGGTTACGGGGCAGGTGATCGATCGCCTGAAAGCACAAGCCATTATTCCACTGACATCATCCTCACACTCTCAGGAGAGCAAACATGCGAGTCATCCAGTTCAGCCAGTTCGGTGATCCGTCTCAGCTTCGTCTAGTGGAACGGCCGGATCTAACCGCGGACCAATCGACTGCCCTCGTGCAGGTTGTGGCCGCGGCAGTGAACCCAAGCGATGTTAAAAATGTTGCCGGAAGGATGGAGCAGACAACTCTTCCTCGCATTCCAGGGCGCGACTATTCGGGACTGGTCGTTAACGGTCCGGCTGATTGGCTTGGCAAGGAGGTTTGGGGAACCGGAGGAGATGTCGGCTTCACACGGGATGGCACGCATGCCGAGTACATCTCGGTTCCGCGAACCAGTCTGGTGCGCAAGCCACAGAGTCTCACGCATGAACAGGCAGGGAGTGCCGGGGTCACGTTCGTGACCGCATGGTGCGCCGTGTATGAGTATGCGGCACTCAAAGCTGGAGAGACTATCGCCGTCATTGGCAGTAAGGGAGGGGTGGGACGCGCGGCCGTGCAGATTGCCAAATATCTCGGTGCTTTCGTAATTGGGATTAACCGTTCGCGAGACGACGAAGCAATACTAGAGGATCTGGTTCTCGATTCGAGCGATCCGATGTTGCCCGAGTTACTGCGCTCGATGAATGCGGGCAAGGGTGCGGATGTCGTATTCAATACTGCAGGTGGGCCGATGTTCGAGATTGGCTTGACACTTCTCGCCCGTAGAGGACGGCAGGTCGAGATCACTTCGCCCACGGCGCGCAGAGCCACTTCGATCTGGTGGACTTCTACCATAACGAGTCGCGCCTCTTCGGCC
Coding sequences within:
- a CDS encoding RNA polymerase sigma factor, producing the protein MDSYFSPGTLSMQAILETSNDEMLVAAAKTGEHLAFSELWNRHSKKIFSTMYRITRNRQDAEDALQDAFLKAYVHLKNFDGRSTFSTWLTRIAINSALMILRRKRAHPEISMDGGVEGETWQHWEVADRRVNTEEHYSRSEREHHLKRAIHRLRPALRTIVEIQQVHDTSIKEIAEIAGISVAATKSRLLRARTVLRRSLG
- a CDS encoding response regulator transcription factor; translation: MSEIRTIRVLTVDDHPLLRAGISGAINAQPDMSVVAEAADGEEAIASFREHRPDVTLMDIRMPKTNGIDAISAIRKEFPNARVVVLTTYGGDIQALRAFKAGAVGYLLKSMLRTELIDTIRLAHAGMRRIPPEIALELAEHAGDDTLTTREIEVLRDVAKGSSNKVIAARLSISEHTVKGHLKNILSKLDASDRTHAVMIALKRGFLDI
- a CDS encoding efflux RND transporter periplasmic adaptor subunit — its product is MSSISFRHLATLLLCFGVCLLSGCNAKPSDPKSEAPPTAVVQPDADPNLVHVDHPDQFTLVAATDYAAASAIQVTGTVNPDISRTIPVISIASGRVVEVHARIGDYVKKGQLLMDVQSTDVSGAFNSYLKAVNDERLAKVQLDRAKILNDKGAIPNSQVEIAQNAEDDAKAALTASEEQLRVLGVDKDHPAATVKVYAPASGFIIAQNVTNAAAAGVTFAGSSNAFTIADLSHVWIICDVYENDLPTVHLGQKADIRLNAYPDRVLTGIISDIGAVLDPQIRTAKVRIQVENPDTLMRIGMFATVTIHGRNSQTHVQVPATAVLHLHDRDWIYTPVGDGKFRRVLVHGGASLPGNMQEIISGLNAGQQVVTNALALQNTADQ
- a CDS encoding efflux RND transporter permease subunit, whose translation is MIRGLVDFALNNRWMVLGLSILLFGWGIVSFHNLPVEAYPDVANNYVQVITQWPGRAAEEIEQQVTIPLEIGMAGIPHMTHLRSTSLAGISSLTLIFDDESVNDWNREKVLERLSQVTLPPGLQPQMGTDWSPVGQIYWYTLRSTNPLYDNMDLKSLQDWTIEKQLKAVPGVVDVSSFGGMTREYQVRVDPDKLVAYGLSIGQVEQQLAANNTNAGGSFIEQGQQQINIREVGLYRNTHDIEETVLKTQSGTPLRVKDIATVAQGPKIRLGQIGKSCRFGGTPMPEPPNSSTASDPCIDHVAKSQTESKHERAIRREDGKIIDDPDVVEGIVALQKGDDSEFALAGIHKKVDELNTRILPPGVKLIPFLDRSDLLHYTTHTVLHNLTEGIILVIIILFLFLGNVRGALIVSLTIPFSLLFASICLDLRHIPANLLSLGALDFGMVVDGAVVMVENIVRHLSHQRKDTLSPAEQIREAAHEVQRPVFYAIGIIITAYLPIFTLQAVEGRLFRPMAWTVAFALLGALIFSIVIAPVLSSLLFPRGASEWQNPVMAWLTDRYRHAARWAIEHRWVTLSGAGFALLLALFLGLSGVIGSEFLPHLDEGAIWVRGTLAPSTGPTESLRIMNQARILLSSFPEVTKVVSQTGRPDDGTDVTGFFNTEYFVDLKPKAEWRHPFKQNKDELIGAMDRELEKIPGVIWNFSQPISDNVEEAVSGVKGELAVKIYGDDLKTLEQKGDQIVSIMSKIQGVQDLGLFRVIGQPNLNYSVNRLAAARFGINVADIQDAIQTAVGGNAVSQVLQGEARYDLVVRYPQQYRDTQDAIDKIRLLSPSGERVSLAQLTNVKMEDGAETISREAGQRFVAIKYSVRDRDLGSTVEEAISKVNDQVKLPPGYKIDWAGEYESQKRSSRRLMLVLPITILLIFIILYSMFHSGKWAGLILINVSMAPVGGLLALLITHTNFSVSSGVGFLALFGVSVQTGVIMLEYINQMRVRGHSIEESAIEGAVLRLRPIMMTMLVATLGLLPAATSHGIGSDSQRPFAMVIVGGLIGALMISVFLLPTLYVWIARPDDVLPTPETEFEN
- a CDS encoding TolC family protein, with translation MTNKKCRILLVAACILLSPCASFAQTPQPPGSPDAITMQQAVDLARAKNPTLLAAQQNLLSVKAQEIQAGVRANPYFTASGGNLTETDSNTNPYNFTLGVGRLFERGQKRRWRLDVARSTTVQTDAQLQLTIQQTILAVRQAFTNFVIAKAAKKVADDNLVDYRRELQIGHDRFVAGDIAKLDFERLDLQLAQFETDESNAITAAQQASDQLQVLLGNDKPRTDFDVIGDVVPPPISLTMEDLELKGLAARPDLKAAVAAVAVADASVKLAYANGTADPTLEADYNHNGENGLPNNTAADNSVGFVFNIPIRVFDRNQGNKETAKFTAQANRFSVTAAHNQVISDVDQAYSGYFNARVLSDRYNGHYLDEAKDVLDIAQFSYQHGGLALIDYLDALRESRSVTSDALNAYAQTWMAIHQLSFASATDIVP
- a CDS encoding HD domain-containing protein, with amino-acid sequence MTRQSVSNSSAAPEAIATGSSPAKIVETETAEMRPAFRHPGVILPVPTPQEKFQHAQPGVPDTQLTREATGLLHEFSTQLLFNHSHRVFFWANELGRQTGQHYDQELLFVCAAFHDMGLLKKFSSAEDRFEVDGANAVRQFLEHHNVPAARIQVAWDAISLHTTPGIVQYKPIEVELLYNGVGLDVLGIGYETFPDDLRKTIVAQYPRVNFKQDIANAFLGGFKHKTQTTEGTCNEDICSHFIRNYKRSNFYEQIQNSPFQNSQL
- a CDS encoding GlxA family transcriptional regulator — protein: MRKVVISGPPPVQILDVTGPLEVFSNVPDYQVEIVSLDGTGQLRTNRGITLSGAVSPTSVSSSIDTLVIAGGPGAECGEYDLDYVRWIADAAGRSRRVASICTGAFLLAAAGLLDGKRVVTHWKFCDRLAREFPKVNVLPNPIFLRDGSIYTSAGITAGIDLSLALVEEDHGHQTALNVARQLVMFLVRPGGQAQYSHMLSRQVTTSEPLRELQVYMLENLKANLSVDALAERIGMSPRHFSRVCLREMKMNPGQFVDRLRVEAAQQMIDSSSMGLKEIAEACGFGSADSMRRTFQRVIGITAGEYTERFKRAKE
- a CDS encoding quinone oxidoreductase family protein produces the protein MRVIQFSQFGDPSQLRLVERPDLTADQSTALVQVVAAAVNPSDVKNVAGRMEQTTLPRIPGRDYSGLVVNGPADWLGKEVWGTGGDVGFTRDGTHAEYISVPRTSLVRKPQSLTHEQAGSAGVTFVTAWCAVYEYAALKAGETIAVIGSKGGVGRAAVQIAKYLGAFVIGINRSRDDEAILEDLVLDSSDPMLPELLRSMNAGKGADVVFNTAGGPMFEIGLTLLARRGRQVEITSPTARRATSIWWTSTITSRASSASIPSNGTSLPPRASLRRLLKALKLERTSPTRSIKYCRSKRPDKRMNVSQRDTAAGWS